One genomic window of Fusarium keratoplasticum isolate Fu6.1 chromosome 3, whole genome shotgun sequence includes the following:
- a CDS encoding HET domain-containing protein: MSSHALNPSIYQPLGNPSQEIRLLHMESPPKLSPELITPVTVVAVLSSWPSPPPFHARAPIKYKLLTFKLDEAPPYKALSFTWGSPGYGGTIQGDDDEKSHQVPLMGQIYGQANSVLVWLGEELGSTARAFSFIWRSCSYGQELLDMVLTEAELSNPTSTSGDSPQIEALVREKLESLSDDSNKQAMEQLFGIPYWTRLWVLQESGHAASSVLICGRHIIDMSKINHFLFFWKMASRFPRYKATDIRDKVYALLNPVPSEHRIVEPNYRRSEVDLYRDLVTNGITHYNSLYCLAMGGVGTFEDSGCPNLPSWLPDFRKIGNLEFPYACPIFMAGFSHQHNFDASGSKNPCYLISDKHLNARGFSLDKIRKTTQIPSSSDTLTMLNSIALSIETHGWKQHDQTGIYRELYRAIFPAQLLIEPNNPLVMGSNPSWAAEKKLASGFMLSLGLVSMEHYFWDKLSNQYAAMIREGQTMTTVEALQFVAAEDNPALSYMFSAIYEDLIEDLIPDVSGGGGDTVTIRDQLYRQAATSFGTRITEEGSDTGEAYLIPFHETADSSYALTLAKTFLDRTHYLWASRAFAITEGEHMGFVRPGTRVGDWVCILYGCPSPLVIRPDEGEYLLVGDCCFEVMMHGEMVKKQEEGEFVLQDFTFK; this comes from the exons ATGAGCAGCCACGCCCTCAATCCTTCCATCTACCAACCTCTAGGCAACCCATCCCAGGAAATCAGACTACTTCATATGGAGAGCCCGCCAAAATTATCTCCTGAACTAATCACTCCTGTAACCGTTGTCGCTGTCCTGAGCTCCTGGCCTTCCCCACCACCATTCCACGCACGAGCACCCATCAAGTACAAGCTTTTGACAttcaagctcgacgaggctCCGCCGTACAAAGCTTTATCTTTCACCTGGGGTAGCCCGGGCTATGGCGGCACTATCCAG ggcgacgatgatgaaaagAGCCACCAAGTTCCACTTATGGGCCAGATTTACGGCCAAGCTAACTCGGTTCTTGTatggcttggagaagaaCTCGGTTCCACAGCAAGAGCCTTCTCGTTCATTTGGAGGTCGTGTTCATACGGACAAGAGCTCCTAGACATGGTGCTGACGGAAGCCGAGCTTTCAAATCCCACATCAACTTCGGGCGATTCTCCCCAGATAGAGGCGTTGGTGCGGGAAAAGTTAGAGTCGCTCAGCGATGACTCAAACAAGCAAGCCATGGAGCAGCTCTTCGGAATCCCTTACTGGACTCGGCTCTGGGTGCTTCAGGAGTCCGGCCACGCCGCCAGTTCTGTCCTCATCTGCGGCCGCCATATCATTGACATGAGCAAGATTAACcactttctcttcttttggAAGATGGCATCCAGATTCCC GCGTTACAAGGCGACTGACATTCGCGACAAGGTTTATGCCTTGCTGAACCCGGTTCCGTCGGAGCACAGAATCGTGGAACCCAACTATCGCCGGTCAGAGGTGGACTTGTACCGAGATCTAGTCACGAATGGGATAACACATTACAACAGTCTCTACTGTCTTGCTATGGGTGGTGTTGGTACGTTTGAGGATTCAGGTTGTCCAAATCTCCCTTCCTGGCTCCCCGACTTTCGAAAGATCGGGAACTTGGAATTTCCATATGCTTGCCCCATCTTCATGGCTGGCTTTTCTCATCAGCACAACTTTGACGCTTCTGGGTCAAAGAATCCTTGTTACTTGATTAGCGACAAGCACCTCAATGCCAGGGGGTTTTCACTCGACAAGATAAGGAAGACGACTCAAATTCCTTCTTCCAGCGATACCTTGACAATGTTAAACTCGATCGCGCTATCCATCGAAACACATGGTTGGAAACAGCATGACCAAACGGGAATCTACAGGGAGCTCTACAGAGCCATCTTCCCCGCCCAGCTACTGATAGAGCCCAATAACCCTCTTGTTATGGGCTCTAACCCAAGTTGGGCGGCCGAAAAGAAGTTAGCATCAGGATTTATGCTCTCTCTAGGACTGGTTTCTATGGAGCACTACTTCTGGGACAAGTTGAGTAATCAGTACGCAGCAATGATTAGGGAAGGGCAGACTATGACAACCGTCGAGGCACTGCAGTTCGTTGCCGCTGAGGACAATCCAGCACTGAGCTACATGTTTTCTGCAATCTACGAGGACCTCATCGAGGACCTCATCCCCGACGTCTCCGGGGGGGGTGGTGATACAGTCACCATTCGCGATCAACTCTACAGGCAAGCCGCTACATCTTTTGGGACTCGGATAACGGAAGAGGGCAGCGATACTGGCGAGGCCTACTTAATTCCCTTCCACGAAACTGCCGACAGCAGCTACGCGTTGACATTGGCAAAAACATTCCTGGATCGCACGCATTACCTCTGGGCTTCAAGGGCCTTTGCGATCACCGAGGGAGAGCACATGGGGTTTGTACGGCCGGGGACGCGTGTGGGCGACTGGGTGTGCATTCTCTACGGCTGTCCTTCGCCTCTGGTTATTCGTCCTGATGAGGGCGAATATCTCCTCGTAGGGGACTGCTGCTTCGAGGTTATGATGCACGGTGAGATGGTCAAGAAGCAAGAGGAGGGTGAGTTTGTGCTTCAGGATTTTACATTCAAGTGA
- a CDS encoding MFS domain-containing protein: MKPMEEVTSVQDPMNRLQLATLCLASLLNGFNDGSLGAILPYMERDYSVGYAVVSLIFIGQGIGCLFAAIFLDDLYPSLGPANVFRIANMAVLLGYILMVAAAPFPLIPIAFSFVGFGKAINKIVEKSLCSYSPSESILPEIIYGCYGIGAIASPLVATAMVTAGEMPWSRFYIINIGLAVSVLAMSSWSFQRCKKDPNTYSRDLEVSTPGMIAGEIPQSLYTRTVLLTAIFILALRGVEASISGWTTAFLIDTRMGNPQLLGYVLASFWAGIAVGRFGSSDVEKRPGQKSLVYGFIILTSAFQLLVWFMPHANNITIAAFAAGAMLGTIYLHVAAIFMRPMAGRESSKEMITITAIGSLGGAIASFITGLLAQLVGTTVLHPVVLTLLATMMVSS; this comes from the exons ATGAAGCCTATGGAGGAGGTTACGAGTGTTCAGGACCCGATGAATAGGCTTCAGCTTGCGACCCTTTGCCTTGCAAGCCTGCTAAATGGCTTCAACGACGGGAGTTTGGGCGCAATACTCCCATACATGGAAAG AGACTACAGCGTCGGGTATGCCGTTGTTTCACTCATCTTTATCGGACAAGGCATCGGATGCCTATTCGCAGCGATATTCCTTGACGACCTTTACCCGAGCCTCGGCCCAGCCAACGTTTTCAGGATAGCAAATATGGCTGTTCTTCTGGGCTATATCCTGAtggtggcagcagcaccatTTCCCCTGATCCCTATCGCGTTTTCCTTCGTTGGTTTCGGCAAAGCGATCAACAAGATTGTGGAGAAGAGTCTTTGCTCCTACTCTCCAAGCGAGTCCATTCTGCCCGAAATTATCTACGGGTGCTATGGTATTGGTGCGATAGCCAGCCCTCTTGTTGCAACAGCCATGGTGACAGCTGGAGAGATGCCATGGAGTCGATTCTATATCATCAACATTGGTCTGGCTGTTTCAGTTCTTGCGATGTCTTCATGGTCGTTCCAACGTtgcaaaaaggacccgaaCACATATTCCCGGGATCTAGAGGTGTCGACACCAGGCATGATCGCAGGAGAGATCCCCCAGTCACTTTACACACGGACAGTTCTCCTTACAGCCATATTCATATTAGCCCTTAGAGGCGTGGAGGCTTCCATATCCGGCTGGACCACTGCTTTCCTCATCGACACCCGCATGGGGAACCCTCAATTGCTCGGGTACGTCTTGGCTAGTTTCTGGGCTGGCATCGCCGTTGGCAGATTTGGCTCATCCGACGTCGAAAAAAGGCCCGGCCAAAAGTCCTTGGTCTACGGATTCATTATTCTCACATCTGCCTTTCAACTGTTAGTCTGGTTCATGCCTCatgccaacaacatcacTATTGCGGCCTTTGCTGCTGGTGCAATGCTCGGCACTATCTATCTGCATGTGGCAGCAATCTTTATGCGCCCTATGGCGGGGAGGGAGTCATCCAAGGAGATGATCACCATCACCGCGATTGGAAGCTTGGGGGGCGCCATTGCCTCTTTTATTACAGGCCTCCTTGCTCAACTTGTCGGGACGACGGTGTTACACCCAGTGGTCCTGACGCTGTTGGCCACCATGATGGTCT CTAGCTAG
- a CDS encoding PH-9 domain-containing protein, translating to MCGTAAREAHPSIIVFCRPSEFSCLRSLLNSKHLKLQYCLRKSSPRYSWKSWGKSVQANPSDAFKPLFNLYFWRAQRPRILYSHQHPMESISVFIEAPNSPHARLTASGRIVAIPHLSGGGHSTSTIGCILQVDSRFYGLTAAHLLDREMEISRRHKLRSPPHSHLRCLKAQEPDSISFATQSMASPSDDGSSTTSGYGMVESTYTAHTSIPDSVLYDQISDDDDDFVDDVEYQGLEENDQEAPRVVEGPESQPLPFETFPTHHPATFAPSSCSELCEYSRIPDNDWALVAMNVAEPQLPNAFFDASQTCQPTFFSSTPGSLPEEDTPVLIVASKQRVLCGMLQPVPSFLGGITRKGQAEYWTVVLSKGGALCTGDSGSVVIGGNSPNFVFGHVVGSNPLGEVYVSPLEATMNQIMGLLETTHVSLPEPLPLLSGLATYHLRKGDDYAFELLNYLDGLIQTSQQTSDWSSLESWALCYQRLELLETVKNSLRVAKDLEKVRILQKFSPDHSEKVLGLDLMFVAESTAISTTIKTGTSTIFTEDTDDSDYEFDGALTPKEPERTPRNSIDGDGRDSSATPGVSHHGFNSEQSRANDKVSGQRSVQFADDLRSPDEYHRVDRFDEDAGIVEDPSGSSQQRIRSGHAYPAWPRLSIEDDLVYQHLMTSRPRRPPSYEETVTFPHETLPGYSCDIDVEGVFMRKMEITNTIQRAEDRQWRMVYITLHGTALNIYGVKKSWQWGLTRDDGPSVDPDNPPWIDQGKLVKSYGLQHAEAGIAADYKKRRYVIRLRVETDQFLISCVELSTFVRWLDWLNAAIKVAAPLEDRDFPFDYSVPRIERIRRFRGQATTPDLDLDLSSRPNLPRSSTADINDDVAVGSGPNSPSVEGDLSRRWDSFDPRLSADSFPKDSIDPVTGKWFPRHEWGSAHDMLYAKLCYSNLLFKSPRRSSYVISNGKRWFVDWPTGRMVRVLPPTYGEVDYNGPWQAVHTENGRI from the exons ATGTGTGGGACAGCAGCCCGGGaagcccatccatccatcatcgtcttttGTCGACCCAGCGAGTTTAGCTGTTTGAGGTCACTCCTCAACAGTAAACACCTCAAGTTGCAGTATTGTCTACGCAAGTCGTCTCCGAGATACTCTTGGAAAAGCTGGGGGAAGAGCGTTCAAGCAAACCCGTCTGACGCCTTCAAGCCGTTGTTCAATCTGTACTTTTGGAGAGCTCAAAGACCACGCATCCTGTATTCGCACCAGCACCCTATGGAGTCTATCTCAGTTTTCATTGAGGCACCAAACAGTCCGCATGCCAGGCTCACCGCGTCAGGCCGCATCGTCGCCATCCCGCACCTATCAGGAGGAGGACACTCTACTTCGACAATTGGTTGCATTCTTCAAGTTGATTCAAGATTCTACGGACTAACAGCCGCACACCTGCTTGATCGAGAAATGGAGATCTCACGACGGCACAAACTGAGAAGCCCTCCCCATAGCCACTTGCGTTGTCTGAAGGCACAAGAACCAGATTCGATCTCATTTGCCACGCAATCAATGGCCAGCCCCTCGGACGATGGATCTAGCACGACTTCAGGTTATGGCATGGTCGAATCGACTTACACCGCACACACTTCCATTCCTGACTCGGTCTTGTATGATCAGAtcagcgatgacgatgatgattTCGTGGATGATGTCGAGTACCAGGGCCTAGAAGAAAATGATCAAGAAGCGCCAAGGGTAGTTGAAGGCCCTGAGTCACAACCCCTTCCGTTTGAGACCTTCCCGACACACCATCCCGCAACCTTTGCTCCTTCCAGTTGCTCTGAATTATGCGAATACAGCAGAATTCCAGACAATGATTGGGCCTTGGTCGCCATGAACGTAGCAGAACCTCAGCTACCCAACGCCTTTTTTGACGCCAGTCAGACGTGCCAGCCAACGTTTTTCTCAAGCACGCCGGGCAGCTTGCCTGAGGAGGACACCCCTGTACTCATTGTTGCTTCAAAGCAAAGAGTATTGTGTGGGATGCTGCAGCCGGTGCCTTCTTTTCTGGGAGGCATCACGCGCAAGGGGCAGGCTGAGTACTGGACAGTCGTCTTGTCAAAGGGAGGAG CGTTGTGCACAGGGGACTCTGGCTCTGTTGTCATAGGGGGCAACAGTCCAAATTTTGTCTTTGGGCACGTGGTGGGATCAAACCCTCTCGGCGAAGTCTATGTAAGTCCGCTCGAAGCCACGATGAATCAAATCATGGGATTGCTGGAGACGACACATGTCTCTCTTCCAGAGCCACTCCCACTATTGAGTGGTCTCGCCACTTATCACCTCCGGAAAGGGGACGATTATGCTTTTGAGCTTTTGAACTACCTGGATGGCCTCATACAAACAAGCCAGCAGACATCAGATTGGTCGTCGCTAGAATCATGGGCTTTGTGCTATCAGCGACTTGAGCTCTTGGAGACTGTAAAGAACAGTTTGCGGGTGGCGAAAGATCTGGAAAAG GTTCGGATATTACAAAAGTTCTCGCCCGATCATTCAGAGAAAGTCTTGGGTTTGGACTTGATGTTCGTGGCGGAATCGACCGCCATATCAACGACAATAAAGACCGGAACATCGACCATCTTCACGGAGGATACAGATGATTCCGATTACGAGTTTGATGGCGCCCTCACCCCGAAGGAGCCTGAACGTACGCCTAGAAATAGCATTGATGGGGATGGCCGTGATTCAAGCGCCACACCTGGAGTCTCACACCATGGCTTTAACAGTGAACAAAGTAGGGCAAACGACAAAGTTAGTGGCCAACGCTCTGTCCAATTCGCAGACGACCTGCGCTCTCCAGATGAATATCACCGGGTCGACCGCTTCGATGAGGATGCAGGCATCGTTGAGGATCCCAGCGGATCATCACAACAAAGAATACGGTCCGGTCATGCTTATCCGGCTTGGCCACGGCTGTCCATCGAAGACGATCTGGTTTATCAACACCTCATGACATCGCGACCACGCCGGCCGCCTAGTTACGAGGAAACAGTCACCTTTCCACATGAAACGCTACCAGGGTACTCTTGCGACATCGATGTAGAAGGTGTCTTCATGCGCAAGATGGAAATCACGAACACGATTCAGCGTGCCGAGGACCGACAGTGGCGAATGGTCTACATTACCCTCCACGGTACAGCTCTGAATATCTACGGTGTCAAGAAAAGTTGGCAGTGGGGGCTCACCAGGGACGATGGTCCCAGCGTTGACCCTGACAATCCACCATGGATAGACCAGGGGAAGCTGGTGAAGAGCTATGGCTTACAGCATGCTGAGGCTGGAATCGCAGCCGATTACAAGAA GCGACGTTATGTGATCCGACTACGAGTAGAGACAGACCAGTTCTTGATCTCTTGTGTTGAACTCTCCACCTTTGTCAGGTGGCTCGACTGGTTAAATGCGGCGATCAAAGTTGCGGCACCCCTCGAAGACAGGGACTTTCCTTTCGACTACAGTGTTCCACGGATAGAGCGTATACGGCGTTTTCGTGGTCAAGCGACAACACCAGACCTGGATCTTGACCTGTCGAGTAGACCCAATTTGCCGCGATCAAGCACAGCCGATATAAACGACGACGTAGCTGTTGGCTCTGGTCCGAACTCACCTAGCGTTGAGGGTGACTTATCACGGCGCTGGGACTCTTTTGACCCCAGATTGTCAGCTGACTCATTCCCAAAAGACTCGATTGATCCAGTGACGGGGAAATGGTTTCCACGGCACGAATGGGGGAGTGCGCACGACATGCTATACGCCAAGCTATGCTACTCCAACCTCCTGTTCAAGAGCCCCCGGAGGAGCTCTTATGTCATTTCTAATGGTAAGAGATGGTTTGTCGATTGGCCCACGGGTAGGATGGTTCGGGTGTTGCCCCCCACGTACGGAGAGGTTGATTACAATGGGCCGTGGCAGGCTGTCCATACTGAGAATGGGCGGATCTAG
- a CDS encoding Zn(2)-C6 fungal-type domain-containing protein has protein sequence MTHDSTLRTPSSHTEDRQLKRRPRKPLSSPTDVPFTLSFGPSRPVTELLAALPPDPVCEYLVTRYFATLSPVFHILHGPTFQKQYWAFLQNPQQADLSWLALLYAICGLTLKTVPPTDPGLSELWEDSSTPRDLSGLSLRCREAAMMCLSQDQFLVRHNLNTLEALLILIHTIANTEGAEYGWVLLGNALHIAIALRCHSNGDASNFIERERRRRCWAGILILHTDQTLLYRDIDLSSLANMKATMPADANDDEIQEHAILTPPAQASFRRVTHMSLIRFHFQLFQLSTRVHSHVSGPNQLNEAALGPFDAEISAQQQQWDSLYLVNGARSILDTAGYAHWCILQTYAHQLYLLLHRPFHHSRSSRFRPESRDRCAQSGLALLDIHRQFFQLPRLKCYRWLVNGTISCNALHGAVALTSCLVDMPNDADFTEHLAVIDAAVVRLECLKRKSPACSHIYPILRCLQLRLSRASPPSPARELAESRFEDWVSNVDWFRPDAIDWDFWDGDFSTPQADDDLTATT, from the exons ATGACGCACGATTCAACCCTAAGAACTCCTAGTTCTCATACAGAAGATCGACAGCTGAAGCGCCGTCCGAGGAAGCCACTAAGCT CTCCCACGGATGTCCCCTTCACCTTGTCCTTTGGCCCGAGCAGGCCAGTCACCGAACTCCTTGCAGCGCTACCGCCCGACCCCGTGTGCGAGTATCTTGTCACTCGTTACTTTGCGACACTATCCCCAGTATTCCACATCCTGCATGGTCCGACATTCCAGAAACAGTACTGGGCGTTCTTACAAAATCCCCAACAAGCGGATCTCTCATGGCTGGCACTTCTCTACGCCATTTGTGGATTGACTCTAAAGACTGTTCCTCCCACCGATCCCGGTCTGTCAGAGCTATGGGAAGACTCGTCTACACCCCGGGATCTTTCCGGCCTATCACTTCGGTGTCGagaggcggccatgatgtgTCTTTCACAAGATCAATTCCTAGTCCGACACAATCTCAACACTCTTGAAGCACTGTTGATCCTGATTCACACCATTGCGAATACCGAGGGTGCTGAGTATGGCTGGGTTCTGCTTGGAAACGCGTTACACATCGCCATCGCTCTCCGCTGCCATAGCAATGGTGATGCGTCTAACTTCATTGAAAGAGAGCGTCGTCGGCGCTGCTGGGCAGGCATCCTGATTCTTCACACCGACCAGACACTTCTCTATCGAGACATCGATTTATCATCTCTCGCCAACATGAAAGCCACGATGCCAGCCGACGCCAATGACGATGAGATACAAGAGCATGCCATTTTGACACCACCGGCTCAGGCTTCATTCCGTCGAGTTACGCACATGTCGCTGATCAGGTTCCACTTTCAGCTTTTTCAACTCTCAACGCGAGTTCATAGTCATGTGTCTGGCCCTAATCAGCTGAACGAAGCGGCACTCGGTCCGTTTGACGCCGAAATATCAGCGCAGCAACAGCAGTGGGACTCTCTGTATCTTGTCAATGGCGCGAGAAGTATCCTGGATACTGCGGGTTATGCGCATTGGTGCATTCTGCAGACCTATGCACATCAGCTCTacctgcttctccatcgaCCATTTCATCACTCTCGATCAAGCCGGTTCCGACCTGAGTCTAGAGACAGATGCGCTCAATCCGGTTTGGCGTTGCTAGACATCCATCGCCAGTTCTTCCAGCTGCCGAGGTTGAAGTGCTATCGCTGGCTCGTCAATGGGACAATCAGCTGCAATGCCCTTCACGGAGCCGTCGCTCTCACATCATGTCTAGTGGACATGCCCAATGACGCCGACTTTACCGAGCACTTGGCGGTGATTGATGCTGCAGTGGTTCGCTTGGAATGTCTGAAAAGAAAGAGTCCAGCTTGTTCACATATTTACCCCATCTTGCGCTGCCTACA ATTACGCTTGTCACGagcctcaccaccatctccgGCCAGGGAGCTGGCCGAAAGCAGATTTGAAGACTGGGTTAGCAACGTTGATTGGTTCAGACCAGATGCAATAGATTGG GACTTCTGGGATGGAGACTTTTCTACTCCCCAAGCCGATGATGATCTCACAGCCACCACTTAG
- a CDS encoding Amidohydro-rel domain-containing protein codes for MMVSTGFSIAIFALVEATYPVYASSILFSSGTIIAYDNEVNDLNVVRNGNLLVESDRITAIWSADEEAPVSVPSDTEVIDISGRILTPGFVDTHRHGWQTIFKTMMSNITLVEYFGRFSEYAAAGRLDAEQVYISQLSGLYEALNAGTTTSLDHAHHTWSDDTAWAGLNASIDSGARVFWSYAFHEVANYTISQQLINFRDIVESAPVKDTPVSIGVAFDGFTPATANPKSVDEVFSLARELDVAVITTHSSGGPYGADNSPVNLNALDMLNISIPVVFSHATALTHESAMLLRSTNQHIAITPETEMGMGIGHSYSALIMDQAALGVDTHAYGSTDLMTQARLWLQSTREKINDKILQNWEIPATSPMSVAQSFLLATRNGGLALRRPDLGVLSVGAKADVVVWDGTGLGMLGWVDAVAAVMLHSNAGDVEHVLVDGKFVKRHNKIVAGNLEKTKARFLKAAKRVQDDWRKIPYPEREELFSTGARLRGPEPVDVQAGDGNGYGQLFL; via the exons ATGATGGTCTCGACTGGTTTCTCGATCGCCATTTTTGCATTGGTAGAGGCAACATATCCGGTCTATGCATCGTCTATCTTATTCTCTTCCGGCACTATCATTGCCTATGACAATGAGGTCAACGATCTCAATGTTGTTAGAAATGGCAATCTTCTAGTTGAAAGCGACCGTATCACCGCTATATGGtcggccgacgaggaagcccCTGTTTCTGTGCCATCAGACACAGAGGTTATAGACATTTCTGGCAGAATCCTCACGCCGGGATTCGTCGACACCCACAGACACGGCTGGCAGACTATCTTTAAGACCATGATGTCAAACATCACTCTCGTCGAGTACTTTGGCCGCTTTTCCGAGTATGCCGCTGCCGGTCGCCTCGACGCTGAACAAGTTTACATCAGTCAGCTTTCTGGCCTCTATGAGGCGCTCAATGCGGGCACCACCACATCGCTGGACCACGCTCATCATACCTGGTCAGACGATACAGCTTGGGCAGGTTTGAATGCTAGCATTGACAGTGGAGCACGAGTGTTTTGGTCATACGCTTTCCATGAGGTTGCCAACTACACCATCTCGCAGCAGCTCATCAACTTTCGCGACATTGTAGAATCGGCTCCGGTGAAGGATACGCCTGTTAGCATTGGCGTGGCTTTTGACGGCTTCACCCCTGCTACTGCCAACCCCAAATCGGTAGATGAGGTCTTCAGCCTTGCCAG GGAGCTTGACGTTGCTGTCATCACTACGCATAGCAGCGGCGGTCCATATGGGG CCGATAACTCCCCAGTGAACCTGAACGCTCTCGATATGCTGAACATAAGCATCCCTGTTGTCTTCTCTCACGCCACAGCCCTCACCCACGAAAGCGCCATGCTGTTGCGTAGCACCAATCAGCACATAGCAATTACTCCAGAGACTGAAATGGGAATGGGAATTGGACACTCGTACAGTGCGCTAATCATGGACCAAGCTGCTCTGGGTGTTGACACTCATGCGTACGGTTCGACCGACTTGATGACTCAAGCTCGCCTGTGGCTGCAGAGCACACGGGAAAAGATCAATGACAAGATTCTACAGAACTGGGAGATCCCGGCAACGTCCCCCATGAGCGTTGCCCAatccttcctcctcgccacgCGAAACGGCGGTCTTGCTCTGCGCCGCCCGGATCTGGGCGTGTTGAGTGTTGGTGCCAAGGCTGATGTTGTCGTCTGGGACGGCACCGGCCTCGGCATGCTCGGCTGGGTCGACGCTGTGGCTGCAGTCATGCTGCATTCCAATGCCGGCGATGTGGAACACGTCCTAGTCGACGGCAAGTTTGTTAAGCGTCATAACAAGATTGTTGCTGGGAACTTGGAAAAGACCAAGGCGCGTTTCCTGAAGGCTGCCAAGCGGGTACAGGATGATTGGCGAAAGATCCCCTATCCGGAGAGGGAGGAACTCTTCTCGACAGGCGCTAGACTTCGGGGCCCTGAACCTGTAGATGTTCAGGCTGGGGACGGCAACGGTTATGGTCAACTTTTCCTTTAG